The DNA sequence AGGACAACATCAACCTTTAAACTTCCTGCACGATGTCTGATTCTTATTTAAGACTGATCGTTATATCGCTGGTCATGTTTGCCGCCGACCTGTACCTTTTCCAGGCGGTAAAGGCAGCTTTTCGGAAATACAGCGAAAAAACCCGACGGATTGCAGGCGTCATCTTCTGGTTTCTCTCGGCGGTAGTGATCATTGCCATGTTCCTGGTCGTTTTTGTGACCCTGGAAAACGCCGTCCGCAAGGCGCTCATGCTGACAGCCATCCTGCTGGTCCTGTTTAAATTCTTTGCACTTCCCGCCTTGATCATTGATGACCTGCGTCGCGGACTGGTCCTGCTCATTCGCTGGATCCGGAAAAAATTCAACCCGCCGGCTAAAGAAGAACTCAAGGAGGCCGAACGAAAAATATCGCGTTCAGAATTCCTTTCAAAAGCCGGGCTGCTCATCGGCGCCGTGCCGCTGACCACGCTTGGTTATGGGATCGTCAGCAACAGCGTTTATGATTACCGGGTACGCCGGGTAACCTTGAAGTTCCCTAATCTCCCAAAGGCATTTCACGGCCTGCGCATCGCCCAGCTCTCCGATATTCATGCCGGCAGCCTGGCCGGGAAGCACAGGAACGCCGTAGCCGCCGGAATTGAATTGCTTCTGCGGGAAAAACCGGATGTCGCTTTTTTTACCGGCGATCTGGTCAACGATGAAACGGCCGAGATGCAGAACTGGACAAGCGTATTCGAAAAGCTGAAAGCCCCCTGGGTGTTTTCTCGGTAACCGGCAACCATGATTACGGCGACTACCGGGACTGGAAAAGCGCAGCAGCGAAAAAACAGAATTTCGAAGACCTGAAACGCGTACATGCCAACATGGGCTGGGATCTGCTGATGAACGAACACCGTATCCTGGAGCAGGGCGGGGAAAAACTCGCCATCGTGGGCGTGGAAAACTGGGGCGCCATTGATCGCTTTCCCAAATACGGGAAACTGGAGCAGGCCCGGGAAGGCACGGAAAAAGCCGCGGTAAAACTGCTGCTCTCCCATGACCCCAGTCATTGGCGGGCCCAGGTATTGCCTGAATTCCTGGATATGGACGCTATGTTCTCCGGCCATACCCACGGCATGCAATTCGGCGTACGCATGAAACAATTCCAGTGGAGCCCCGCCCAGTATGTGTACCCTGAATGGGCCGGCCTTTATAAGGAAAATAGCCGGCAATTATACGTGAACGTGGGATACGGCTTTCTCGGTTACCCCGGCCGCGTAGGCATGCGCCCGGAAATCACCGTTTTCGAGCTGGAACGAGGTTAAAACCTGAACCTTCCCTTGCGTAATTTATTATATTTGGCAGCAAGCCCGAAAGCTATGTCAAAGCTGATTTCCCGCTGGTTCGATTTCCTGGTATTCAGTAATACCTTTATTGCGATTTGCGCGGTTGGACAGGGATGGCTTACCTATATGCTGCTCGGTGCGGGCCCTGACCCGGAAGTACTGGTGCTTCTTTATTTTGCCACGGCCTTCGTGTATAATGCACAGGCTGTACTGGATAAGATCCCTAAAGGCGGCACATCGGTCTATTACCGTATCGACTGGCTCATCCGGCACCGGCGGCTCATCCGGACGCTGAGTTTCATCGCTGTCGGAGGTATCCTGGCATGCGCCCTTTTCCTGAAGGCAGCCACCTGGCTTGCACTTGGCGTAACGGGATTGCTCGCAATTTTTTACTCTTTTCCCCTGTTTAAAACGGGCGGATTAAGGCAGGTCCCGGGGCTGAAATTATTCCTGATCGCGGGCGTTTGGGCCTCCGCCTGTGTGCTGATCCCTTATTTCGAATCCGGGATCCAGCTTGAAACGGGAAAGCTTGTCATGCTTTGGCTGAAAAGATTTCTGTTTATCGCTGCCATTACCCTGCCCTTTGATATAAAGGACATTGCAACAGATCGTTCCACGGGACTTATTACACTAGCTACCAGGCTGGGCGCAAAGGGCGCCTCTCTCCTGGCGATTATTTTCCTTGCCGTTTACGTTGCCTTATTGTATTATTTTCACCAGCCCGGCCAGCCGGCGTCTTTTTACAGTTTGCTTTTTAGTGCATTGCTGGCAGCCATGCTCATTTTATACGGCTCAAAGCAGCGAAAGGACTTCTTTTATTTGTTTATTTTCGACGGTATCCTCCTGCTTCAGCCTGCGATCGTGGTCGCAACGCGGCTTATTGTTCCTGGGGTTTAGAGTTAAAACGGTATCCAACGCCGCGGATAGTGACCAGCAGCTGCGGGTCTTCCGGGTTATCTTCAATCTTCTTCCGGAGGCGCACGATGTGCATGTCCAGGGTGCGTGTATTCACATCGGAATTGTAGCCCCAGACCATCATCATCAGGTCATCCCGGTTAATAACACTGTCAATATTTTTGAGAAAGTGCAGCAATATGCGATTTTCAAGGATAGTAAGCTCTATTTTCCGGCCATCCTTTATAAGGCAGTGAACATTCGGCTGATGCTCCATGCCGGCAAATTTATAGACTTCTGATTTCTCATTGTTCAGGATGTATTTCACCTTATTGTCAAGCAAAGCGACCAGCACGTCCATATTAAAGGGTTTGGTCACATAATCGGAAACGCCGAAATTATAGGCGTCGATCTTATCCACATCCTGCGCCTTGGCGGTCATCATGATAATAAGGTGATCAAATCCCCGCTCCCGGACTGCCTTGCACACTTCCGAGCCCGGCTTACCGGGCAGCATCCAGTCAAGCAGCACCAGGTGGGGCTGTTCGGCCAGGATCAAGGTTTCAGCGTCATTGCCATTGTCCGCCTCCAGCACGGTATAACCTTCCTTCTGCAATCGATTGGCAACAAGAAAACGGAGGTTTTCATCATCTTCGACTATAGCCACTTTAATTTGATTTCTTTCCATAAGCTAAATTTAAGATTTTGTATGCAATGGTAAAAGTATTATAAATTCAGAACCTTTCCCCGGTTCGCTCTTTACACTAATGCTTCCCTCCATATAATTAATTACCTCCTTGCAAAAAGCAAGTCCAATGCCAACACTGCCGTGCCGGTTAAAATCATTCTCCACTTTGTAAAACCGTTTGAATATATGGTCCTGTTCTTTCTTATCAATACCGATGCCCTGGTCTATAAACCGCACTACCAGGTTTTTCCGGAGCCTGCGTACATCAATGAACAGGTACCTCCGGTCCGGCGGCGAATATTTATAGGCATTTTCAATAAGGTTGGCAAACACACTTCCCAAAAGCACCTTATCTCCTTCTATATGCTCCAGGCCGGTAATGTGGTAATCAATATGAAAGCCCGGGTAGCGGATCTGGTACTCGTCAACCAGGTTCTGGCAGAATACTTCCATATTGATCTTGTCTTTCCGGACCTTGATCGATTTACTTTCGATCTGGGTAAAAGAAAGCAACTTGGTCATGAGATCGTTCAACTTATCGGACTCCTCATCCAGGATCTTTCCGTAATGCTGCAATTCCCTTTCACTCAGATCTTTCGACACTTTGATATTATTGCCGGCTATCTTGATCACGCTTACCGGCGTCTTGAACTCATGCGTAAGGTTATTGATAAAATCATACTGCAGCTTGAACATGCGCCGGTTTATCTTCAGGTTCCTGAATAACAGGTAAGACATCAGGATGAGCAGGCCATAAACGATGCTTACCATCACGGCAATGGGCCTGAACACATTGATCACCTGGGCCGTGACGTGTTTGTTGGATGAAATAAAATAAAGTTTATAATCGGCGAAGGCGCCCGAGAGGGCAATATCAGTGATCATATGATCCCTGCTGGTCGCCAGCGAATCAAATACGACAGGTTTGATAAGTACGTGTTCATAAAGGGCCGGCTCGCCGTTTTTAATAGCCAGGTCACCCGGATCCAGGTTGAAAAGCATCAGGTCCTGGTCATAGCGGACTTCCGGAAGGTTCTCATTGAACATTAATTGTTTGTAAACGGCAATATCATCCCTCCGGAGCGCATTCAGATAGCTTACGCTGTTATCGTTGATTGTGTAAAAAATATTGAACTGCTCTTCAGGCGTAAGCGCCGCGTTGGTATCGGCAACCTGTATATAACTGGTCAGCTTTAAAATGGAATTGACCATGCTGTTGTTCAGCTTCGTGAAAAACTCGGTATTCTTGGATACCTTGCGCATGCTGAAGCGCTTCTGCCCTTCCCTCTTGAACTCAAAGACATCCTTCACCCCGGCGGAAAAGCCATCTACCCTTAAACCGTCGTCAATCGGATGATTTCCGATTTCCAGGTCGAAAAAATAGATGCTGTTTATAAAAGAATAATCCGAGAAGTTATTGTTTACGAATTCGGTGGCGGATGTAGAGTCAAGGAATCCCTGGTAGTAGGATATTTCCTGCATCTTATCGTACACCAGTTCATTATACGGCTGAATAGTCTCATCCAGTACTTCGGATTTATTGGCATAAAACCGGCTTTCTATCAGTTCCAGCATGAACTTGTAGCCCAAAAAAAGCGCAATAAACAGGGTAAGCGTCAACAGCAGGACAAAGGCCGCCGACAGCAGGTTATTGCTTTTGTACAGATCATGGATGTTAATCTTTTCCAAAACCCACGAAGATAGCTTTAATTAAGAAGATTTTTTGCCAGGAACTCTTCCAGTTCCGCATAAAAGTGAAGGCGGTTTTCTTCCTTACGGAACCGGTGCCCCTCGTCTTTTTTCAGAATATAGTTCACTTCCAGCCCATTCTCACGAAGTTTCTGAACAAACTGGGTGGTTTCGTTAACGTTGACCCTGGGGTCTTTCTCACCCTGAGCAACAAGCAGCGGCACTTTAATTTCCGCCGTATGGAAAATGGGAGAAACGGCCCTCAGGTAATCGGCATCCTTCTCGGGATGTCCGACCGCGTTAAATATCATTTGCTGGATAGGCTCCAGGTAAGGCGGAATATCTTTCAGAAAGGTAAAAAGATTTGTCATGCCGGAATAAGAAACGGCACAGCGGTAGAGGCCCGGATGCTGGAC is a window from the Anseongella ginsenosidimutans genome containing:
- a CDS encoding metallophosphoesterase; translated protein: MSDSYLRLIVISLVMFAADLYLFQAVKAAFRKYSEKTRRIAGVIFWFLSAVVIIAMFLVVFVTLENAVRKALMLTAILLVLFKFFALPALIIDDLRRGLVLLIRWIRKKFNPPAKEELKEAERKISRSEFLSKAGLLIGAVPLTTLGYGIVSNSVYDYRVRRVTLKFPNLPKAFHGLRIAQLSDIHAGSLAGKHRNAVAAGIELLLREKPDVAFFTGDLVNDETAEMQNWTSVFEKLKAPWVFSR
- a CDS encoding sensor histidine kinase, coding for MEKINIHDLYKSNNLLSAAFVLLLTLTLFIALFLGYKFMLELIESRFYANKSEVLDETIQPYNELVYDKMQEISYYQGFLDSTSATEFVNNNFSDYSFINSIYFFDLEIGNHPIDDGLRVDGFSAGVKDVFEFKREGQKRFSMRKVSKNTEFFTKLNNSMVNSILKLTSYIQVADTNAALTPEEQFNIFYTINDNSVSYLNALRRDDIAVYKQLMFNENLPEVRYDQDLMLFNLDPGDLAIKNGEPALYEHVLIKPVVFDSLATSRDHMITDIALSGAFADYKLYFISSNKHVTAQVINVFRPIAVMVSIVYGLLILMSYLLFRNLKINRRMFKLQYDFINNLTHEFKTPVSVIKIAGNNIKVSKDLSERELQHYGKILDEESDKLNDLMTKLLSFTQIESKSIKVRKDKINMEVFCQNLVDEYQIRYPGFHIDYHITGLEHIEGDKVLLGSVFANLIENAYKYSPPDRRYLFIDVRRLRKNLVVRFIDQGIGIDKKEQDHIFKRFYKVENDFNRHGSVGIGLAFCKEVINYMEGSISVKSEPGKGSEFIILLPLHTKS
- a CDS encoding UbiA family prenyltransferase — its product is MSKLISRWFDFLVFSNTFIAICAVGQGWLTYMLLGAGPDPEVLVLLYFATAFVYNAQAVLDKIPKGGTSVYYRIDWLIRHRRLIRTLSFIAVGGILACALFLKAATWLALGVTGLLAIFYSFPLFKTGGLRQVPGLKLFLIAGVWASACVLIPYFESGIQLETGKLVMLWLKRFLFIAAITLPFDIKDIATDRSTGLITLATRLGAKGASLLAIIFLAVYVALLYYFHQPGQPASFYSLLFSALLAAMLILYGSKQRKDFFYLFIFDGILLLQPAIVVATRLIVPGV
- a CDS encoding metallophosphoesterase; amino-acid sequence: MGVFSVTGNHDYGDYRDWKSAAAKKQNFEDLKRVHANMGWDLLMNEHRILEQGGEKLAIVGVENWGAIDRFPKYGKLEQAREGTEKAAVKLLLSHDPSHWRAQVLPEFLDMDAMFSGHTHGMQFGVRMKQFQWSPAQYVYPEWAGLYKENSRQLYVNVGYGFLGYPGRVGMRPEITVFELERG
- a CDS encoding response regulator transcription factor gives rise to the protein MERNQIKVAIVEDDENLRFLVANRLQKEGYTVLEADNGNDAETLILAEQPHLVLLDWMLPGKPGSEVCKAVRERGFDHLIIMMTAKAQDVDKIDAYNFGVSDYVTKPFNMDVLVALLDNKVKYILNNEKSEVYKFAGMEHQPNVHCLIKDGRKIELTILENRILLHFLKNIDSVINRDDLMMMVWGYNSDVNTRTLDMHIVRLRKKIEDNPEDPQLLVTIRGVGYRFNSKPQEQ